The following DNA comes from Moritella sp. 24.
ATGAGCTTGCAGCGTATCTTTTGCTTCAAGCAATTTTTGTTCCAGATCTATATTATCAGTAAGTTTAGGTGTAGATAGGTGTACTTCTTCAGATGAAGGGACTTCATTCTGTGAAATTAAAACGGCAGGATTCGTAATGACAGGTTCTTTTGTCATTACAGGGTCTGGATAAAAACGAATGCTCTTATTATCCACATTGTTATCAATGGACATGGTAGCCCCCAAAGACCAAAATGCCCCGCAAGGTGCAGGGCAAAAGTAAACCTAAACGATTATAGTAGTGATAAAGCGACTTGTGACGTTTGGTTAGCTTGGCTTAGCATAGAGCTTGCCGCTTGCTGCTGTACTTGAGTTTGTGCCAGTTTAGAAGATTCCTCAGCAAAGTCAGTATCAACAATACGAGATTTAGAGGCTGATACGTTTTCAGAAATATTAGTAATGTTACGGATGGTTGACGAAAAACGGTTTTGTTTCGCACCTAGTTCTGCACGAGTGTCTGTTACAACCGCTAATACAGAGTCTAATTTATCAATTGCAGCTTGTGCGCCACCAGCACTTGAAATCGTCACTGTACCAGTTAAACCAAGCGCAGTCGCGCCCATGTTTTGTGAAATTTTAAGGTTGATCGTTTGGCCAGCGTCGGCACCAACTTGAATATCTGCAGCATAACCGCCTGTTAGCAATTTCTCACCAGCAAATGTTGTATCTGTTGATACACGCGTAATCTCTTCTTTTAACTCACCAAACTCTTTATCTAGCGCTGAACGATCTGCATCACTATTTGAACCATTCGCAGATTGAATTGAAAGCACACGCATACGTTGTAACATATTCGTTGTTTCATCCAACGCGCCTTCTGCTGTTTGAGCAAGTGAAATACCATCATTAGCATTTCGAGCGCCTTGATTTAGACCATTTACTTGCGACTCTAAACGTGAGCCGATTTGTAAACCTGCAGCATCATCAGCAGCGCTATTAATACGCTTACCTGATGATAAGCGTTGAAAAGAAGTTTGTAAGTCATTCGTCGCATTCGTTAAGTTACGTTGTGAATTTAAAGATGCTACATTGGTATTTACATAAACAGCCATATTCGTCTCCTAAAAGAAATCCTGTAAAGGACTGCTGTGTATGTAAAATACAGCCCTTATAAATAATCAGTTTTTTGTATTGTTATAATCCTTATCGACATTAAAAAAGCATCCTTTAGAATTATTTTCCTTTTTTTCGTGCATATTTAACATGTTGAATTTAAAAAGATGTAATTAAAGATATATATCAACAACTTAAACAGATGTGCTTAATGTTACATTATATTAAAATGAGTACATAGATTGGCATTAGAAATGACTAATATAAATATAACAGTAAGTTACATTAAATTTATTATAATCAATATATTGAACGAAAATAAGAAGGGAATAATTAAGTGATCAGATTGTCGTAGGGTAACAATATTACCCAGGCCTTATCGGCCTGAATAACTGTCTAATAAGCTTAGAATAATAATTAGCCTTGTAACAATGACATCGCAACTTGAGATTGCTGATTCGCTTGGCTAAGCATAGTACTCGCCGCTTGTTGCGATACTTGGTTCTGAGCCAGTTTTGCTGATTCAGCAGCAAAGTCAGCATCCATAATACGCGATTTAGACGAAGATACATTCTCTGAAATATTAGATAAATTACGAATCGTCGATGAAAATCTATTTTGCTTCGCACCTAAATCTGCACGAGTTTCAGTCACAGTCGCTATCGCTGAGTCGATATTTGTAATAGCAAGTTGTGCTGTTGAAGCTTGTAAAATATCCGTACCTAGTGAGCCAACCCCTAAACCTGCCGCATTCATGTTCGTCGCAATTTTAACATTAATAATTTGGTTCGCATCAGGACCGATTTGAAAGTCTTGATCGAACGTTGCATTAAGTAAATCCATACCACCGAATGTCGTATCATCGGCAACGCGATTCAGCTCTTGCTGCAATTGACCAAACTCGTTATCAAGTGCAACACGATCCGCAGCACTATTTGACCCATTGGCAGACTGAATTGAAAGTACTCGCATACGCTGTAGCATGTTGGTGGTTTCGTCTAATGCGCCCTCTGCCGTTTGAGCAAGAGATATACCATCATTAGCATTTCGCGACGCTTGATTTAAGCCATTAATTTGAGATTCTAAACGAGAACCAATTTGTAGTCCTGCAGCATCATCCGCAGCAGAGTTAACACGCTTACCAGAAGACAGGCGCTCAAATGATGTTTGTAACGCATTTGTAGAGTTCGTCAAATTACGTTGTGAATTTAAAGATGCTACATTTGTATTTACATATAAGGCCACGGTATCTTCCTTTTGCTTGCTTCAAATTGGATAAGTTTATATACCTTAGATAAAGCAATCACTGTGCCAAATAAGACATCAAACTCAATAAAAACACAAGCCACTGTTTTTATTGAGTTTTAACTTATTTAAAAATAGTGCGATATAACTAACGCCATCATTAATAAGTATATTTAATCCTGCAGCCAAAATTTTGCCGTCATTTTGCCACCCTATAATATGCGACAACAAATAATTGTCAGCCCAGATAGCTAAGACAACATAAACGAAGCTAAAGTGGAGTGAAAATAGAATTCAATAAATCAGAAAGACTAACGTAAGACGATTAAATAAGGGATGAGCAAGAATAGAGATAAAGGTAAGGGATCGATAAGAATACTTTTACCTATACGCTTACATAGGACGTTCGCGATAAGGATATAGGTAAAAGCAATGTATTAGGCGGCCCCAAAGGGGCCAGAGGGAGCCCGCCCTCTTAGCCTAATAGCGACATAGCAACTTGTGATTGCTGGTTCGCTTGACTTAGCATCGTACTTGCTGCTTGTTGTGATACTTGGTTTTGCGCTAATTGTGCAGATTCAGCAGCAAAGTCAGCATCCATAATACGTGATTTAGATGCAGACACATTTTCAGCAATATTTGTTACGTTACGAATTGTTGATGAGAAGCGATTTTGTTTTGCACCTAGATCCGCTCTAACATCCGTTACCTGTGCAATCGCACTGTCTAAATCGGCGATCGCAGTTTGTGACGCACTTGCCGTAGCAATCGTCGCAGCAGCAATTGATAAGCCACCAGTCCCCATACTAGTCGCAATCGTAACATTAATCACTTGGTTCGCATCAGCACCAACCTGAAAATCATTATTAAACGATGAATCAAGTAGCGTCTCGCCACCAAATGTCGTGTCTTTTGCAACACGGTTAATCTCGTCTTTTAATTGACCAAATTCTTTATCTAATGCGGTACGGTCAGCGTCACTGTTTGAACCATTCGCAGATTGAATTGAAAGCACACGCATACGTTGTAGCATGTTGGTTGTTTCGTCTAGCGCACCTTCCGCTGTTTGCGCCATTGAGATACCATCATTAGCATTTCGAGCGCCTTGGTTTAAACCATTCACTTGTGCTTCTAAACGAGAACCAATTTGTAAACCAGCCGCGTCATCTGCTGCTGAGTTAACGCGTTTACCTGATGATAAACGTTCAAATGATGTTTGCAGATCATTTGTTGAATTCGTTAGATTACGTTGTGAGTTCAAAGACGCAACGTTAGTGTTTACATATATAGCCATTAGTTTTCCCTCTGTATATAACGCTATTAAATATTGGCAGTGCCAAAGTTAAAATTTAGTTAAGCGTAAAATCTGTCTATTTTATAGATATGTTTAAAATTGCAAATTATGTGCCAAATTAAGCAATCGAATTAAATAAGCTCAAGTTGTTGATTTTATTAAATGATTGATAACTCATCTCAAGTACATTCTGTTCTTTTGTTAGGTCTGTCATTGCCGCGGCAAGATCTGCCTCGGTAAGAATTGCCATCGCTTCTTGGTTAATCACTTTGAATGATTCATTCGATTCTGTAACACGTGTGATTGTATTATTACGTCCACCAATAGTTGACATGGTCGACATCACCGAGTATTTCGCATTTTCAATACCAACCTGCGCATCGGCCATACGTTCACGGAAATCCTCTTTAGATAATGACGTATCAACTAATGCTTCTTTTAAGGATTCAAGTGTGTCCAAAATATTGACATTTTTAGGCGGTGCTAAGGAAATGTCGACACTACCGGGGGCTCCACCAGTAGCTGTAATATTGACACCATTAAAACGAATGCCTTTTTCAGAGGTAAAATTACCACTTTGTAAAACAGTGTTCGTACTATCAAGAATTTCAAATGTATCGCTATTACCCGGAATTAACGGTGCAGTGATATTTAATTTGAACGTATTATTAGCCGGATTATTATGATCATAATTATTGGCATGGTAATTATCGTATTGCCCTTGATTCACGACTTCAGTCTGTGCCGCTGTCAGGTTACCGGTAAGGTTACTCGTATTCGCAGTTAACCGAGCTGGCGCAGATTCAAAAACACGCTTACCGTTATCACCACTACTGACGTAAACATTGGTCGCTATTTGAATGTCATTATCTTGTTCATTACCACGATAAGTATATTTACCTGTTTGGTCGTCCTTTACATATGTTTGTAAATGCGCAGACGTGCCAGAAAAGATAAAATCTCCATTCGCATTTTTACTATTTGTCAGGCTGAATACTTCTTTTTGTACTTGCCCTATTTCTAACGAAATAGCGTATCTATCTTGTGTATCAACCGCACCATTGAGCGCGCGAACAGAAAGTACTCGACCACGTTCCATCGCAGTATGTAAATTATTAAGCGTTGTTTCCTCTAAACCCAATGTGCCCTGAAGCATCAAGCCATTGGTTTGATATTGACTATTCTTTTTGATTTCATCATTCAAATAATTCGATTTCGCAATTTCAGCTGGTGCATCACCTGACGTTCTAAATTTTTCTTGCGATGTCACTTGCGAGTGCGCTGTATTTAAGCGCTTTTGCGTTTGCGACATATCCTGCATCGAGCGAGAGAAAATTTGATTATTGGTTAGTCTCATCGTTATTACCTCGCTGCATTCAGGATGGTGTCAAATATCTCTTGGGAAATACTGACGATTTGGGCGGATGCATTGTAAGCTTGCTCATAACGGACCATATTTGCCGCTTCTTCATCAAGGTTGACCCCTGATACACTTTCAATCCAATTTTGACTTTGCGTTAATTTAGCTTCATTCGCTGAAGCGTCAACACGTGCTGCACGAGTCTTATTACCAACCGTTGAGATTAAGGTGGAAATACCCTCTGCAAACGTCATTTGGTTTTCACCATTATTTTTATGATTTTTACGTAACTTATCGTCGTTCTCTAAACCTGCCAATTTTAAACCATTACTATTATCAGCAATGGAATTGAGGTTATAAGCCAATGTGAATGTCTCACCTGGAATAGGTTTACCATCCATTTTAATTTCATAACCGACACCCGGATTTAAAGGCGGTATCGCATTGGCAAATAAGTCCTGCCCATTTAACGCACCCGAGGTGGTTGCCAGATACGTACCATTGCCATCATAAATATCGAAGTCGCCCGCGTTATTAACAGCAACTTGCTGTGGCGCAGTTATATTCAAATCGTTATTAGAAAATGACAATGCAGGGTCTGATATTTCGGTAACAGTGAGTCGACTCATTGTCGTATTCGCTGCTCCGGTCTTAGTTTGTAAAATCGACGCTAAGGCAATATCTTCAGGCTCTGATCGTGTGACATCATAATCATTTAAGTTAAATAGTGTCGGTGCCATTAAGAACTTATCACCACTTTGAAAACCACCTGCGGCGGCGGTAAAGTCAATTTCAAAGCCATGATCAACGACTTCAACTGGTCCAGGATAAGCACCGTTAATCGCTAATGGACTAGTGCTACGCTCGCCATTTTTAATTTCATATATATCAAAAGTCAGTGGGCTGGTCATCGATACTTGGTATTCACTAGTGGTTAGCGAACTACCTTTCCCTGAAATCAATTGAGAAGTAATAACATGCGCAGGATTAGAATTGCCCGGATAGTCTTTTGCTTGCGTTGGTGGAATAGTATAAATATCTTTGCCCATCTCACCGTTAAGATCTAAACCCATTTTGTTCTGCGTATTAACTGCATCAGCAATACCAAGACTCAGCTGCCCAATTTCACGTAATGATGTATAAACAGTGTCATCACGAAATTCCAGTAGTGCACCAATGCGCCCGCCGAGCTCCACATTTTGTAATGGCATGGTATTTTTATCTATGCTTAAAACCAGTTCCATATTTCTTGGATCGGGTTCACCACCAACCGCTTGAAATTGGCTCACACTATTTTCCATCACCAGCGGCTGACCATTCAACAAATTAATTGAAATCGTTTTGTTGTCATTAGCAATTGTTGATATATCAACTTCTTTTGCTAATGCTTCTATCGCCACATCGCGCTGATCGAGTAATGCGCCTGACGCTCCTCGTGATGTATTTTCAGCAATCATTACCTGCTTATTAAAGCCTTGAACCTCTTTAATTAACGAGTTTAGTAATGCAGGTTTTTCTGCTATTTCACTGTTTGATGTTTTTGCCTGAGAATTTAATTGTTCACCGACATTACGAAAACTGGCTGCGAGTGTTTGAGCATCTGAAATCGCCAGTTGACGATTTGAAATAGAGGTTGGATCATCATTTGCTGTATGAAAAGATTCAAATAATTGTGATACACCTGACGCCATATTATTTGATTGATCAGAGAGCACTTGGTCGGTACGTGTTATTTCGGCAAGAAACTTATCTTTGTTACTAAAAGCACTGGTATCAATTAATAATTCAGCTTGTGCAAATTTATTAACTTCTCGACCTGTAATAGAACGAGCAAGCCCCATGCTATCTGTTTGCGAATTATGCTGGGTGCGTTGACGGCTATACCCATCAGTATTAACATTCGAGATGTTATTACCTGTAGTATTAAGCATTTGCTGATGTCCAAGAACACCAGAAGTACCTATTTGTAATAAATTAGCCATCAGATTACAGCTCCAACCATCAGTTCATCACTCCAAAATAAGATTATTTACACTTATTTTTACTTGTTCATGCTTTGCTAACACGACCTAATATCGCTTTACTTAAAGGCATCATGTTTCATGACACTTTGAATTTTTGCTGCATAGTTAGGATCCGTTGCATAACCTGCGTTCTGTAAACCATTCAAGAACTGTGCCGAATCTGCAGAATTACGCAACGCATCGCTGTAACGATCGCCAGATTGTAAAAAATCTGCAAAATCATTAAAGCTAGACTGAAAATCTTGGTAGCTTCTAAATTGATGTTTTTCACGCTTCGCGACACCGTCGGTAAACTCTAATGTACCGACACTAGCAGTAGGTCCTTCCCAGCGTTTATCCGCTTTAATATTAAATAAATTATGCGAACTATCACCTTTGTTATCCGTCGATACTTTTTTACCCCAGCCTGTTTCTAACGCGGCTTGAGCAAGTAATACATCTGGTGACACATTTAAACGTTTCGCCACTGAATCAGCAAAAGGCGCTAATGAAGCAACAAAGTCTGCAGGGCTATCAAATTGCATCTTACGAGCGGTTTCTGCTTTAGGTAATGCAGCAGCTTGTTTATCATCAGTGATGGGATTTCCATCTTCATCGATAGCTGGAACGGTAGTATTGTCTTTATCTTCAGTGATCTCTTTATTTGTCGCAGCAGAGGCATTTTCAGCCTTTATGTTCTGTAATGGATTCGTATCACCGTCCAACGACGACGCAGGCATGTAATTGCCGCTATTATTCGACAACTGTTTAACAATGACATCCGCCAAGCCCAGACTACCTGACTGACTCATATCAGCAGCCATCTGTTTATCTTGCATATCACGATAAAACTGGGTGTAGTTATTATTCATTGGGCTATCTGTTTCAAAGGCGGCATTGGCTTCACGCATACTTTTCATCAGCATATTGGTAAACAAAGATTCAAATTGTTTAGCCACGTCTTTCAATGCGGTTTCATCATTGTTTTGCGCACGTTTACGCAAAGAATCCAGATTTTGCGTATCTAAGACGTTACTGTTTACATTCGTTTTAAATGAATTATCCATACCCAGTCCATTCCACTATTTAAAATAGTCATTTTGTTTTAATCATTGTGCGGTAGCTTTATCTTTCAATGCGTTAGTCATTAATTTGTCATTGATAACAATATTAAAAATCAATAAGTTAACGTACTTAAAGCACTTGAGTTCAATCCCTATGTTTAACATAGCAATTATTAGACCAATCTAGATAATAAGGATAATTAGATACAAAAAAGCGCTATACCAAACAATTGGTTATAGCGCTTATCAAGGTGTTATTTATATGACTAGTCTACATAATTAAATAATAATAAGTTGCCCATCTAATGCACCTGCATCTTTCAGTGCTTCTAAAATTGACATTAGATCACCCGGCGCAATACCAACCTGATTAACAGCGCGGATCAAATCATCAAGCGTGGCGCCAGCGTCAAGTTTAAACATACGTGCATCCTCCTGAGTAACATTAATCGTCGATTTATTCGTGACCACAGTTTCGCCATTCGCAAATGGATTTGGCTGTGACACTTCTTGTGTTTCGTTAATGGTGACCGTTAATCCACCATGCGTAATAGCTGCAGGTTTGAGTCTGACATTTTGACCAATCACAATGGTACCAGTACGAGAGTTCACAATGATTTTTGCGGACTCATCTGCCATTTTTAATTCTAGATTTTCTAGTGTTGCCAAATAGGCTACACGCTGAGAAATATCTCGTGGAGCAAGTACACGTACGGATGTTGCATCCATTGGGTAAGCGGTATTTGGACCAACAAGATTATTAATTGAATCGGCAAGACGCTTCGCGTTAGAAAAATCACCGCGATGTAGGTTAAATGTCAGATAATCACCATCACCAAATGGGTTAGCAACTTCTCTCTCGACGATAGCACCGCTACTAATACGACCCACCGTAGGTGTGTTAATGATAACTTTAGAGCCATCTTTACCTTCAACACCAAGACCGCCTACAACAAGACTGCCTTGTGCTAGCGCATAAACTTGGCCGTCAGCACCTTTCAGGAATGTTTGTAACAATAAACCACCACGTAAACTCTTTGCTTCACCGATAGCAGCAACAGTCACATCAATCTTTTGACCCGGTTTAGTAAATGCGGGTAAAACAGCACTCACAGCAACAGGCGCCACATTCTTAATTTTAACTTTGGCACCTTCTGGCATCGTGATACCAAAATTATTCAGCATTGTTTTAAAACTTTGCGCAGAGAATGCATTACTTTTTTCACCCGTGCCCGGTAAACCGACCACAAGACCGTAACCGATTAATTGGTTATCTCGGACGCCTTGCACAGAACTGATATCTTTTATACGTGCGGCATGTGCAGAACTAATGGTGGCCACAAAAATACTTAACAAGGCAATGCTCATACCGAGTAATAAATTCTGCTTTAATTTAATCTGAGCTGTTAATTTCATCTAAATAACCTGTGGTATAAGAATTGTCATTATTCTGATTTTGTATTCAAGCACTGCCAAAATAATGACTACTGCAATAAATATGCGTTATATAGCTAAAATTGCAATTGTCATACCAAGATGCAAACCATCATTATCATTTACACCCTACATATATTTAGAAAGGCCATTTACTGCCGTTAAGGAACTTCGTTGCCCAACCTTGCACTTGTGCTTCACCTAAGTCATCAACCGCACCATATTGAATACGCGCATCAGCAATTAATGATGAATCGACTTTATTATCGGCATCAACATCTTGTGGGCGTAATAAGCCAGTAAGACGAATAAATTCATTACCGTTATTCAGCATTAGCCACTTTTCACCACGGATCACCAAGTTATTATTCGGTAATACACGCACCACAGTCACCGAGATATTACCTTCTAAACTATTACTCTGGTCTGCCGAGCCATTACCTGAAAAAGAACTGGTTTGATTGAGGCTGCCTTCGATTGTATAGCCAGCGATAACAACATCTTCACCACCAAGATTAACAGGGTCTAATTCAAATGAGTTATCTTTACCGAGGTTAGAACTTGCTTGTTTTTTGGCACTGGTTGACTCTGTTAATGTCACGGTAATAATGTCACCAACCCGACGTGCTTTAATGTCTGAAAAAATATTATTGTTATATTGCGGGTTAAACAGAGAACCCGTTACTTTTGCTTGCAGTGGGTTATCATCAGGTACAATCGGCGCATAATCAGGTGAATCTTGTTGAGGCGTTTCATTGACATCAGCAGGCTCTTCCGCATCTTCTGTTTTAGTCGCGTCTTCGTTTTTTGTAACCACATTTTCTTTTACTTTAACTAACGACGTACAGCCTGCTAGTTGCATAAAAACAAAAAGAGCAAAGATAAAATTACGCATGATGATTCTCGATATAAATAATGAGCGTTTAACGATTAACTATAACTGTTGATTGGTGTAACTTAGCATTTCATCAACGGCTGATATTACTTTTGAATTCATTTCATATACACGCTGACTTTCGATCAAATTAACTAATTCTTCAGTCACGTTTACATTGGATGTTTCAATCGCACCTTGTACTAATTTACCTAAACCTTCATTACTTGGTAAACCCTGAACCGGATCACCACTAGCGCCAGTTTGAATAAACATGTTTTGACCAATAGGCTGTAAACCACCCGGATTAACAAAGTCTGAAATATTAATCTGACCAACAGTTTGATTGTTTGTTTGACCCGGTAGACTAACCGAGATCTCACCATCTTCAGATACAGTGACTGTTTGTGCATCAGCAGGTATTTGGATTTGGGGTTGTAACGGGTAACCGCTACCAGGCGTCACGATAATACCTTCGTCGTTTAACGTGAACTGACCATTACGTGTATATGACGTGGTGCCATCTGGCATTTCAATTTCAAAAAAACCACGACCACTTACCATTAAGTCCAGTGAGTTATCAGTCGTTAACATATTACCCTGTGAATGATCTTTTTGTGTCGCAACAACACGCGCACCAGAACCGACCATTAAACCTGATGGTAGTTTCGTATTCTGTGATGATTGGCCACCCGGTTGGTTTACCGCTTGGTACAATAGATCTTCAAAGATTGCGCGTTCTTTCTTAAAACCAACCGTACTGGCATTGGCCAAGTTATTTGAAATCGTTGAGATATTTGTCTGTTGTGCTTCTAAGCCTGTTTTACTGATCCATAATGCCGGATTCATAATGCTTTCCTCGTCTAATTTATGCTATTGGGGACTCATCAATGACTATTAGCTGATTTGTAATAATGAATCAGATGCTTTGTCATTTTCTTCTGCTGTTTTCATCATTTTTATCTGCATTTCGAATTGACGTTGCAAATTAATCATTCCGGTGAGTTCACCAACAGCACTAACATTACTGGTTTCTAACGCGCCACCAGCAACTTGGACATTAAGATCGATAGCCGCAGGCGTACCGTCCGCTTGACGGAACATACCGTCATAACCTTTCACTAAATTTCGTACATCAGGATTAACCAATTTTAACTGATCGACTTCTTCCAGTGCATTTGCTGGTGCACCTTGAGGACGAACCTCAATGCGACCATCTGCATGGATTTTAATTTGTTCTACGGGTGTAGGAATAACGATTGGACCATTTTCACCCAGTACAGGACGCCCTGAAGATGTTAACAGTTCACCGGTAGGACTCATGTGTAAGCTGCCACTACGGGTATAACTTTCATTATTTTGATCGTCGAGTACACTCAACCAACCATCACCTTGAATTGCAACATCCAACGCATTGCCTGTTTGCTGTAGTGCGCCGCTCGTAAAATCTTGGCCAGGGCTTTCTGTGATAGAAAATACACGAGTAGGTAGACCTTCACCAAAAGCTTGCATTGAACGTGCTTGTTCAAAATCAGATTTAAAACCATGTGTATTCACATTAGCAATATTATTGGCACGAACAGCCAATGCATTCATATTTTCTTTGGCACCCGACATCGAGATATAAAGCATATTGTCCATTCGTCAATCCTCTGTCACTTTTCGTTAAAATCGTTAATTTCCCATCTAATTAAGTGATAAAGCAATTAAAGTGCCAAAATAAAAAAGCCACCCTAAATAGGGTGGCTTTTTTACAACTAATATAGTGCATAACAGATAGGGTTCTTGATTAAACCCGCTAATTATATGGCATCTTAGCCAATCAGATTAACGAATCTGTAATACTGTATCTTGTAGTTTAGAGTTCACTTCTAGAGTTCTTGAGTTTGCTTGGTAGTTACGTTGCGCCGTAATTAAGTTAACAAGCTCACTGGTCAAGTTTACATTTGACTGCTCTAACGCTGATGAGTTAATTTTACCAAATGTACCCGAGTTCGGTTTACCGGCGATAGCATCACCTGATAATTGCGATTGACGCCAACCCGTATCACCGGTTTGACTTAATCCTTGCTCATTGGCAAATTTAGCCATGGCAATCATACCTAATTTATCATTACTACCGTTGCTGTAACTTGCTACAACCATGCCATCAGGGCCAATATCAATACCAGTTAATCGCCCTACTGTTGCACCATCTTGTTCTAATTTTGTCACTTCAAATGCCGATGCAAACTGTGTCGGATTATTAAAGTTTAACGTTACCGTTTGAGTCGTATCCGCACCATTAGTTAAAATAGCACCCAGTGGAACCGTTTGTGCGATTGCTGGCATCTGGGAATCTAATAAACCCGACGAATCAAATGTCAAACGTGTGGCTAATGGTTTTGCTGGGGTACCAGGCGCTTGTCCTGTAGCTTCCCCCCCCACTATATCGAGAGGCTGATCATCAACATAGTTAAATTCTAACCATGAATTTAACGGCGCACCAGCTCGACCATCCTTGACATAATAAGTCGATAAGGTATGCGACTCACCTAATGAATCGTAAATAGATACCGACGTCGCAGATGTATAAGTGGCGCTATCAGTAGGGTCAAATACTAGTGGATCTAGTCCAGGTGATGTTGCTGGTAGATTCATTGTCATATCAACATTTGCAGTCTTTTCTGGTACACCTGCTGTATCTGGTATTTGCAATGGTTTGGTTGAGGCCATGCTCACTGCTTTTGGAGAACCATCATCATTCACGTCATAAATTTGCAGGTAATTACCAGCCGAGTTAGTTACAAAACTATTCGCATCAAGTTTAAATGCACCTGCACGTGTATAGTTACGATCCATCGACTCCATGCCATCAGACATAACAAAAAAACCGTTACCATTAATCGCGAGATCGAGCGAGTTCTCAGTAAAGTTTAAACTACCTTGTTGAAATTGTTGTGCTACATGCGCAGTGGCAACACCGTTACCTACTGACGTTTTAGCATTTGAGAAAATCGATGTTGCATAAACATCACCAAACTCAGCGCGAGACTCTTTAAAACCTGTTGTATTAACGTTGGCAATATTATTTGCCGTTGTATTAAGGTCTTTCTGAGCAGCGTTGATCCCACTCAAGGCGATGTTAAATGACATATGACTTCCTTTTTATTCAATATAATTTAGTAAGTTTTAGCCGCAACTTCTGTTGCTTGACTTAGTGGTAGGCTACCCATACCTTTTAAGTTCAGCATAATACCGCCACCCGTATTACCGATGTTAACGCTTTCAACATGCTGGAAACTTGATATCTTAAGATCTTGTGCATTGCCGTCTATCGATGCAGATGCTTTCAAGCGGTAACTTCCTTCCGCTACTTTATTGCCGTTCATATCAGTGCCATCCCAATCAAAGGCAACCGCACCGCCTTTTTGCTCACCCAT
Coding sequences within:
- a CDS encoding flagellar protein FlaG → MSIDNNVDNKSIRFYPDPVMTKEPVITNPAVLISQNEVPSSEEVHLSTPKLTDNIDLEQKLLEAKDTLQAHFDVNNKKLNFSVHDDTGRMVVKVVDPDSGEILKELPSEAVLKMAANIEKFQDNISASSGLLFDEMV
- a CDS encoding flagellin → MAVYVNTNVASLNSQRNLTNATNDLQTSFQRLSSGKRINSAADDAAGLQIGSRLESQVNGLNQGARNANDGISLAQTAEGALDETTNMLQRMRVLSIQSANGSNSDADRSALDKEFGELKEEITRVSTDTTFAGEKLLTGGYAADIQVGADAGQTINLKISQNMGATALGLTGTVTISSAGGAQAAIDKLDSVLAVVTDTRAELGAKQNRFSSTIRNITNISENVSASKSRIVDTDFAEESSKLAQTQVQQQAASSMLSQANQTSQVALSLL
- a CDS encoding flagellin; amino-acid sequence: MALYVNTNVASLNSQRNLTNSTNALQTSFERLSSGKRVNSAADDAAGLQIGSRLESQINGLNQASRNANDGISLAQTAEGALDETTNMLQRMRVLSIQSANGSNSAADRVALDNEFGQLQQELNRVADDTTFGGMDLLNATFDQDFQIGPDANQIINVKIATNMNAAGLGVGSLGTDILQASTAQLAITNIDSAIATVTETRADLGAKQNRFSSTIRNLSNISENVSSSKSRIMDADFAAESAKLAQNQVSQQAASTMLSQANQQSQVAMSLLQG
- a CDS encoding flagellin produces the protein MAIYVNTNVASLNSQRNLTNSTNDLQTSFERLSSGKRVNSAADDAAGLQIGSRLEAQVNGLNQGARNANDGISMAQTAEGALDETTNMLQRMRVLSIQSANGSNSDADRTALDKEFGQLKDEINRVAKDTTFGGETLLDSSFNNDFQVGADANQVINVTIATSMGTGGLSIAAATIATASASQTAIADLDSAIAQVTDVRADLGAKQNRFSSTIRNVTNIAENVSASKSRIMDADFAAESAQLAQNQVSQQAASTMLSQANQQSQVAMSLLG
- the flgL gene encoding flagellar hook-associated protein FlgL → MRLTNNQIFSRSMQDMSQTQKRLNTAHSQVTSQEKFRTSGDAPAEIAKSNYLNDEIKKNSQYQTNGLMLQGTLGLEETTLNNLHTAMERGRVLSVRALNGAVDTQDRYAISLEIGQVQKEVFSLTNSKNANGDFIFSGTSAHLQTYVKDDQTGKYTYRGNEQDNDIQIATNVYVSSGDNGKRVFESAPARLTANTSNLTGNLTAAQTEVVNQGQYDNYHANNYDHNNPANNTFKLNITAPLIPGNSDTFEILDSTNTVLQSGNFTSEKGIRFNGVNITATGGAPGSVDISLAPPKNVNILDTLESLKEALVDTSLSKEDFRERMADAQVGIENAKYSVMSTMSTIGGRNNTITRVTESNESFKVINQEAMAILTEADLAAAMTDLTKEQNVLEMSYQSFNKINNLSLFNSIA
- a CDS encoding flagellar basal body rod C-terminal domain-containing protein, producing the protein MANLLQIGTSGVLGHQQMLNTTGNNISNVNTDGYSRQRTQHNSQTDSMGLARSITGREVNKFAQAELLIDTSAFSNKDKFLAEITRTDQVLSDQSNNMASGVSQLFESFHTANDDPTSISNRQLAISDAQTLAASFRNVGEQLNSQAKTSNSEIAEKPALLNSLIKEVQGFNKQVMIAENTSRGASGALLDQRDVAIEALAKEVDISTIANDNKTISINLLNGQPLVMENSVSQFQAVGGEPDPRNMELVLSIDKNTMPLQNVELGGRIGALLEFRDDTVYTSLREIGQLSLGIADAVNTQNKMGLDLNGEMGKDIYTIPPTQAKDYPGNSNPAHVITSQLISGKGSSLTTSEYQVSMTSPLTFDIYEIKNGERSTSPLAINGAYPGPVEVVDHGFEIDFTAAAGGFQSGDKFLMAPTLFNLNDYDVTRSEPEDIALASILQTKTGAANTTMSRLTVTEISDPALSFSNNDLNITAPQQVAVNNAGDFDIYDGNGTYLATTSGALNGQDLFANAIPPLNPGVGYEIKMDGKPIPGETFTLAYNLNSIADNSNGLKLAGLENDDKLRKNHKNNGENQMTFAEGISTLISTVGNKTRAARVDASANEAKLTQSQNWIESVSGVNLDEEAANMVRYEQAYNASAQIVSISQEIFDTILNAAR